The Roseimicrobium gellanilyticum genome contains a region encoding:
- a CDS encoding type II secretion system protein GspG: MSHPVQPGAKKKRWPWWVRLLGWLSVPVLVMTAIAWVFMNRQAAQHTGGKESYQKDWQAKAQLEELKFSLWLARRSNGKYPSEKDGGLGSVVLRRHKDEDKEEIGEPEEVTEKLKDPWGRRFRYRFPGVHKKDSYDLYSLGADGIEDTEDDIKNW; encoded by the coding sequence ATGAGCCATCCCGTCCAGCCCGGAGCCAAAAAGAAGAGATGGCCCTGGTGGGTCCGGTTGCTGGGATGGCTGTCTGTCCCAGTCTTGGTGATGACCGCCATCGCCTGGGTTTTCATGAACAGGCAGGCAGCCCAGCACACCGGCGGCAAGGAGAGCTACCAGAAGGACTGGCAGGCAAAAGCCCAGTTGGAGGAACTGAAGTTCAGCCTCTGGCTCGCCAGACGTTCGAATGGCAAGTACCCCTCTGAAAAAGATGGCGGTCTGGGCTCCGTGGTCCTACGAAGACATAAGGATGAGGACAAAGAGGAGATAGGCGAGCCCGAAGAGGTGACGGAGAAGCTCAAGGACCCCTGGGGGCGCCGCTTCCGTTACCGTTTCCCCGGCGTGCACAAGAAGGATAGCTACGATCTCTACTCCTTGGGCGCTGATGGCATTGAGGATACCGAGGACGATATCAAGAATTGGTAA
- a CDS encoding tetratricopeptide repeat protein — protein sequence MGVPVIYLSAAPTDLRTHRARAEKILTSSGLQVITLEAVRSKDWSQIRKSLRQELRNCSAVVHFAGLCHGSEPSGRPPGAPRRSHAQMEYHLARDLRIPTYPFVLPGVFPFDAHSPEPVEEQLLQEEHRQFLINQMRASDHVETAAQLDQRLYTLAHDLLQKGQATSSKAPSPRRSRSAVWFMRLPLLALVASSGMYFWNTWRDGSPQVLIHPPGALLAGLSPDEIAAEQERVVLGALETTRLAREVAQITPQQGTAREQYDSRTKQELAIASVAARYGKEPGALQASIEGWARSTRTSTTATPLDKALAVYFLADYETAAEEAGRVAAAAESSSSPNHALALSGWFLQGHCRLQQLKFHGALDSYRHAFAHTSVEGQPLIWSDLVLAEGLALMQLGRWNEALPSFNTALKLRNSHLPPDAPELAWAMTALAPLHAAMDKAEEAESLLAQSCQILEKRLGPEHPEVAIAVANLGEVLRLSGRAPEAETTLCRAIAMHEKLQGKDAPEIARILGSLARLVAGAGRQSEAILLGEKALSIDERKFGPDHPRVARDLTNLALLLASQDHPRAVELQRRALAIMEKQFGPAHADTASALNNLAGLLQDGPQGDEAELMFRTAMKTDEALFGRSHPNLLRDLRNLAGLLRNSGRRDESIAYYLQALGLAEVHFGKEHSETVTSLRQLSLQLAEARRFTEAEPFARRALASATKLYGPDHMEVAQCSRDLAFCLAVSGKLEEAATLYANAQIIAETHLGSDHISVFHDVRNQAAVLRDLGDKPKALEAYRRAYTMARRILGHEHPQTLVAMDNLACMLRDTKHYDDAEYMFRDLLTVREKLWGPDRVDLANDLSDLAGVLFLESRHAEAEPLYRRALKLVAKAPKEATGTPSLINTARQNYSANLRRLSISEEETAMRMRQIESGETVDDLAATSRTP from the coding sequence ATGGGAGTCCCTGTCATTTATCTCAGCGCAGCGCCTACGGATTTGCGCACCCACCGTGCCCGGGCGGAAAAGATCCTGACCAGCTCGGGATTGCAGGTGATCACGCTGGAGGCCGTCCGCTCCAAAGATTGGAGCCAGATTCGCAAAAGCCTCCGCCAGGAACTGCGCAACTGCTCGGCCGTGGTCCACTTTGCCGGTCTTTGCCACGGCTCTGAACCTTCAGGAAGGCCCCCGGGAGCTCCCCGGCGTTCCCACGCCCAGATGGAGTACCATCTGGCCCGCGATCTCCGGATACCCACGTACCCGTTTGTGCTCCCGGGTGTTTTCCCTTTTGACGCCCACTCTCCCGAGCCTGTCGAGGAACAGCTCCTTCAGGAGGAACACCGGCAATTTCTGATCAATCAGATGCGGGCCAGCGACCACGTGGAAACCGCGGCCCAACTGGACCAGCGCCTCTACACTCTGGCCCACGATCTACTTCAGAAAGGGCAGGCCACCTCTTCAAAAGCACCATCACCACGCCGCTCCCGAAGTGCGGTGTGGTTCATGAGGCTGCCGCTGCTGGCCTTGGTCGCTTCCTCGGGCATGTATTTCTGGAACACCTGGCGCGACGGCTCCCCACAGGTGCTCATCCATCCGCCTGGAGCCCTGTTGGCTGGTCTCTCCCCGGATGAGATCGCCGCAGAACAGGAGCGGGTGGTTTTGGGCGCTCTCGAGACCACGCGCCTGGCGAGAGAGGTGGCTCAAATCACTCCCCAGCAAGGAACAGCGCGAGAACAGTATGATTCACGAACCAAGCAGGAACTGGCCATCGCGTCTGTAGCAGCACGCTACGGAAAGGAGCCCGGCGCTTTGCAGGCCAGCATCGAAGGATGGGCACGCTCCACCCGGACCTCCACCACCGCCACGCCTCTTGACAAAGCTCTCGCTGTCTACTTCCTGGCGGACTATGAGACTGCCGCGGAGGAGGCAGGCCGGGTCGCGGCAGCGGCGGAGAGTTCCTCATCTCCCAATCACGCTCTGGCATTGAGCGGCTGGTTCCTACAGGGACACTGCCGCCTGCAGCAGCTCAAGTTTCATGGAGCGCTCGATTCTTACCGCCACGCCTTTGCCCATACCAGCGTGGAAGGCCAGCCTCTGATATGGAGTGACCTGGTGCTCGCTGAGGGGCTGGCTCTGATGCAGCTCGGTCGATGGAACGAAGCCCTCCCCTCCTTCAACACGGCGCTCAAACTCAGAAACTCCCACCTCCCACCGGATGCTCCTGAGCTGGCATGGGCCATGACCGCCCTCGCCCCGCTCCACGCGGCGATGGACAAGGCGGAGGAGGCGGAATCCCTGCTGGCGCAGTCGTGCCAGATTCTTGAGAAGCGCTTGGGCCCCGAGCACCCGGAGGTGGCCATCGCCGTGGCAAACCTGGGCGAAGTCCTCAGGTTGTCTGGCAGGGCTCCGGAAGCTGAGACGACCCTGTGCCGGGCCATCGCCATGCATGAAAAGCTCCAGGGAAAAGACGCTCCCGAAATCGCCCGGATCCTCGGGAGCCTTGCACGCCTCGTGGCAGGTGCTGGTCGACAGAGCGAAGCCATCCTTCTGGGAGAAAAAGCCCTCTCCATAGACGAGCGCAAATTCGGACCTGACCACCCGAGAGTGGCCCGCGACCTGACCAACCTGGCCCTGCTCCTGGCATCGCAAGACCATCCCCGTGCCGTGGAGTTGCAGCGCAGGGCACTTGCGATCATGGAGAAGCAGTTCGGCCCGGCGCATGCGGACACTGCAAGCGCCCTCAACAATCTCGCGGGATTGCTCCAGGACGGACCGCAAGGCGATGAAGCGGAGCTAATGTTCCGGACCGCCATGAAGACGGACGAGGCCCTCTTTGGCAGGAGCCACCCCAATCTCCTGCGAGACCTGCGGAACCTCGCCGGGCTGCTGAGGAACTCCGGCCGCCGCGATGAGTCGATCGCCTACTATCTGCAAGCGCTCGGTCTCGCGGAAGTGCATTTCGGCAAGGAGCATTCCGAGACCGTAACCAGCCTGCGCCAGCTATCCCTTCAACTGGCGGAGGCACGACGCTTCACGGAGGCGGAACCTTTTGCACGCCGGGCCCTGGCATCCGCCACCAAACTCTACGGCCCAGATCACATGGAGGTGGCGCAATGCTCCCGTGACCTCGCCTTCTGCCTGGCCGTCTCCGGAAAGCTTGAAGAGGCTGCCACCCTCTATGCCAATGCCCAGATCATCGCGGAGACACACCTGGGCTCCGACCACATCAGTGTATTCCATGACGTGCGGAACCAGGCCGCTGTGCTGCGGGACCTCGGAGACAAGCCGAAGGCGCTCGAGGCCTACCGGCGCGCCTACACCATGGCCCGCAGAATCCTCGGGCATGAACACCCCCAGACACTGGTGGCGATGGACAACCTCGCCTGCATGCTGCGCGACACCAAGCACTACGACGATGCGGAATACATGTTCCGCGATCTGCTGACCGTACGGGAAAAGCTGTGGGGACCTGACCGGGTAGACCTGGCGAATGACCTCAGCGACCTGGCGGGTGTGTTGTTCCTTGAATCACGTCATGCTGAGGCGGAGCCACTGTACAGGCGAGCCTTGAAACTGGTGGCGAAGGCGCCGAAGGAAGCAACCGGAACTCCTTCCCTCATCAACACGGCGAGACAGAACTACAGCGCGAACCTGCGACGCCTGAGCATCTCCGAAGAAGAAACCGCCATGCGCATGCGCCAGATCGAGTCTGGTGAAACGGTCGACGATCTCGCAGCAACCTCACGAACCCCCTGA